In a single window of the Procambarus clarkii isolate CNS0578487 chromosome 51, FALCON_Pclarkii_2.0, whole genome shotgun sequence genome:
- the LOC138351884 gene encoding uncharacterized protein, whose protein sequence is MEKISDTSKEAKHQDDNESQKESFSETFREKHWLAFSKFWYFFSLRTGALIVAFLEITIFMACFAYFIHVKTKDNAQEYNDMLICSVLFNLLITVLLIIGALRKNQTMVMGWLWLRVGSVLTDLFTGLAVSAVIRQELLFGIIFGMCFFIFHNIVMVRSYYLKMSAQTLHGASCDQKMTEDLYARYRAGLLTKNTQEGKK, encoded by the exons ATGGAGAAGATATCTGATACAAGTAAAGAGGCGAAACACCAGGATGATAATGAAAGCCAGAAAGAAA GTTTTTCTGAGACGTTCCGAGAGAAACATTGGCTGGCCTTCTCCAAGTTCTGGTACTTCTTCTCCCTGAGGACTGGAGCGCTTATCGTCGCTTTCCTGGAGATT ACTATCTTCATGGCCTGTTTTGCATACTTCATCCACGTGAAAACTAAGG ATAATGCACAAGAATACAATGACATGCTGATATGCAGCGTTTTGTTTAACCTGCTGATAACGGTTCTCCTTATCATCGGAGCTCTAAGG AAAAATCAGACTATGGTGATGGGGTGGCTGTGGCTGCGGGTGGGGTCCGTCCTGACAGACCTGTTCACGGGCCTTGCCGTCAGTGCCGTCATCAGGCAAGAACTACTCTTTGGCATCATATTCGGCATGTGTTTCTTCATCTTCCACAACATTGTGATGGTCCGATCCTATTATCTCAAG ATGAGTGCCCAGACGTTGCATGGTGCTTCGTGTGACCAGAAGATGACAGAAGATTTATATGCACGATACAGAGCTGGTTTACTCACCAAGAACACACAAGAGGGCAAGAAGTAG
- the LOC123774621 gene encoding uncharacterized protein gives MDKIIQIFSKCKCCCSLRTLTFIHASIELIILAAAVVPVVLLSLFKSIYMEVVLMVALSLILVNFFLTCILIHGIRIKSQEIIGGWLWVRVATMVTASTTVVVNEFFNGSQGYYLELWVGLVLSLVVATYNVLVITAYARIIAAEKKQASAQEVNIPNYGRLKEGAEP, from the exons ATGGATaagataattcaaatattttccaAATGCAAATGTTGCTGTTCCCTCCGGACCTTGACCTTCATCCATGCCTCCATAGAGTTG ATCATTCTAGCTGCAGCTGTTGTGCCAGTTGTCCTACTTTCATTATTTAAAT CTATTTATATGGAAGTCGTGTTGATGGTGGCGTTATCCTTAATCCTGGTCAATTTCTTCCTAACCTGCATACTTATCCATGGTATCCGGATT AAGTCACAAGAAATAATAGGAGGGTGGTTGTGGGTGCGGGTGGCCACCATGGTCACAGCCTCAACCACTGTTGTCGTAAATGAATTCTTTAACGGATCACAAGGATATTATCTGGAGTTATGGGTCGGCCTGGTTCTCAGTTTGGTCGTCGCCACCTACAACGTCCTCGTCATCACTGCTTACGCTCGCATA attgccgccgagaagaagcaggCCAGCGCCCAAGAAGTAAATATCCCAAACTATGGACGCTTGAAGGAAGGTGCTGAACCTTGA